The Paenibacillus dendritiformis region TGAATTACGGAAGCTTGCGGCGCATAATAAATCGACGGATCGAAATTGAACAGATTCAATGTGAACGGCGCCCCGTAAAAAGGGCTGTGCTCGAGCAGCACTGCCTGATTCCGCTCCATATACGTAATAAACGGAAGATTCAACCAAAAGTACAAAAGAAAGAAACCCAAAAACAAAAGCAGCGCTTTGCGGTTATCCTGCTTCACGCCAAAAACCGATTTCCAAAACTGCATGACCCCATGCCTCCATACGATAATTTCTATATCTAAACCATCATCCTGCGAGAAGCAGCATACCCGCAAAAATAAAGGCAATGCCGGCCAACTTCGGCAAGCCTATCGATTCCTTGAATATCCATCTCGCCAGCACCATCGTCCAGATGAAGGTCAGCGCATTGGCCGGAAGGACGACAGTATAAGGCAGAAAGCGAAGCAAATAAATATTGAGCAGCGCCCCGGCTCCATAGCACAGGAACCCGAGGAGAAGCATGCTCCGCTGCTTGCGCGCGGACGATAACTTGAAGCAGGCGCTGCCAAGCGACCCGAACCATGTCATCACCACGAGGAGGAACCAGAGCCATTCATTTCTCATAGCTGATGCACGCGACGCCGAGAATGAGCAGCAGGACGGCGATTCCTTTCTGCAGATTGACCGTCTCGCCCAAGAGCAGGCCGCCATACAGCAGGGCAAAAATATAGCTGCATGCCATGAGCGGATAAGCGACGGACAGCTTTTCCAGCGACAGCGACTTAATCATGAGAATGGCCCCGATGCCGTAGAACACAAAGCCAATCCCCAAATAGAGCAGGTTCGCAAGGCCCCATTTCCAGAACAACTGCCCCGTCGCGGTGCACCAGGCTGACATGATCATGAGCGCCTTGCCGGCGTGCTTCGACTTCAAGAGCTCCATCTCATGACCTCCAGACCCTCCTGCTTGATCGGAGCGTTCCGGATCAAATACCGCTGCCCCGCCAGCTCCAGCATTGGCAGATCACTGGTGCAATCGGAATACGCGCACGAAGCTGCGTAATCGATCTCAAGCTGATGGCGCTCCAAATAATCGCGGATGCGCGCTACCTTCTCTTCCGCTTTGCAATTCTTGCCCTCGATCAGATGCGTATATCGGCCATTCCGCCGCTGGAGCTCCGTCCCCAGCACCTCGTCCACGCATCCCAGCTTCTTGAAATATTTCATATAGGCGACAGGAGAAGCGGTCACGAGAAGGACGCGATAGCCCCCCTTCTTCCGGCTCTGCATCTCGGCGAGAGCATCCTGATACATTTCCGGCACCAGGACCCGGTCGTAGAAAGCTTCCAGATCGGCCTCGTCCATATA contains the following coding sequences:
- a CDS encoding EamA family transporter, which codes for MELLKSKHAGKALMIMSAWCTATGQLFWKWGLANLLYLGIGFVFYGIGAILMIKSLSLEKLSVAYPLMACSYIFALLYGGLLLGETVNLQKGIAVLLLILGVACISYEK
- a CDS encoding HAD family hydrolase — encoded protein: MLAKVALFDIDKTIIRRDSMFLFLKYGLSAKPRSAIHLPALAWNLLLYKLGIVPAEKAKQFFFRSIAYMDEADLEAFYDRVLVPEMYQDALAEMQSRKKGGYRVLLVTASPVAYMKYFKKLGCVDEVLGTELQRRNGRYTHLIEGKNCKAEEKVARIRDYLERHQLEIDYAASCAYSDCTSDLPMLELAGQRYLIRNAPIKQEGLEVMRWSS
- a CDS encoding EamA family transporter — translated: MRNEWLWFLLVVMTWFGSLGSACFKLSSARKQRSMLLLGFLCYGAGALLNIYLLRFLPYTVVLPANALTFIWTMVLARWIFKESIGLPKLAGIAFIFAGMLLLAG